A window from Bubalus kerabau isolate K-KA32 ecotype Philippines breed swamp buffalo chromosome 5, PCC_UOA_SB_1v2, whole genome shotgun sequence encodes these proteins:
- the DVL1 gene encoding segment polarity protein dishevelled homolog DVL-1 isoform X7 has product MPSCPASTAVWSPGWFWLRVLTRMQGLRALMDTQTCPRLLSGQAASGTPGLPPSTAMGWITRLARSHWSATGGSEPDAGTVKRGIPWPGPVPAVPTAARTNGHPRGDRRRDLGLPPDSASTVLSSELESSSFIDSDEDDNTSRLSSSTEQSTSSRLIRKHKRRRRKQRLRQTDRASSFSSITDSTMSLNIITVTLNMERHHFLGISIVGQSNDRGDGGIYIGSIMKGGAVAADGRIEPGDMLLQVNDVNFENMSNDDAVRVLREIVSQTGPISLTVAKCWDPTPRSYFTIPRADPVRPIDPAAWLSHTAALTGALPRYGTSPCSSAVTRTSSSSLTSSVPGAPQLEEAPLTVKSDMGAVVRVMQLPDSGLEIRDRMWLKITIANAVIGADVVDWLYAHLEGFRERREARKYASSMLKRGFLRHTVNKVTFSEQCYYVFGDLCSNLAALNLNSGSSGASDQDTLAPLPHPAAPWPLGQGYPYQYPGPPPCFPPAYQDPGFGYGSGSAGSQQSEGSKSSGSTRSAGGSSRRALGREKESRSAGAGGSGSESDHTAPSGAGGSGWRERPPSQLSRGSSPRSQASAAAPGLPPLHPLTKAYSVVGGPPGGPPVRELAAVPPELTGSRQSFQKAMGNPCEFFVDIM; this is encoded by the exons ATGCCAAGCTGCCCTGCTTCAACGGCCGTGTGGTCTCCTGG CTGGTTCTGGCTGAGGGTGCTCACTCGGATGCAGGGTCTCAGGGCACTGATGGACACACAGACCTGCCCCCGCCTCTTGAGCGGACAGGCGGCATCGGGGACTCCCGGCCTCCCTCCTTCCA CCGCGATGGGATGGATAACGAGACTGGCACGGAGTCACTGGTCAGCCACCGGCGGGAGCGAGCCCGACGCCGGAACCGTGAAGAGG GGGATTCCATGGCCAGGCCCCGTCCCTGCTGTCCCCACAGCAGCCCGGACCAATGGGCACCCAAGGGGGGACCGGCGGCGGGACCTGGGGCTGCCCCCTGACAGTGCGTCCACCGTGCTGAGCAGTGAACTTGAGTCCAGCAGCTTCATCGACTCGGATGAAGATGACAACACAAgccg GCTGAGTAGCTCCACGGAGCAGAGCACCTCCTCCAGGCTCATCCGGAAACACAAGCGCCGGCGGCGGAAACAGCGCCTGCGGCAGACAGACCGG GCCTCCTCTTTCAGCAGCATCACGGACTCCACCATGTCCCTCAACATCATCACCGTCACACTCAACATGG AGAGGCACCACTTCCTGGGCATCAGCATCGTGGGCCAGAGCAATGACCGGGGCGACGGTGGCATCTACATCGGCTCCATCATGAAGGGTGGGGCTGTTGCTGCTGATGGCCGCATCGAGCCAGGCGACATGCTGCTGCAG GTGAACGACGTCAACTTCGAGAACATGAGCAACGATGATGCTGTGCGAGTCCTGCGGGAGATCGTGTCCCAGACAGG GCCTATCAGCCTCACAGTGGCCAAGTGCTGGGACCCAACGCCCCGCAGCTACTTCACCATCCCGAGGG CGGATCCAGTTCGGCCCATCGACCCAGCTGCCTGGCTGTCCCACACGGCAGCGTTGACGGGAGCCCTGCCCCGCTATGGTACGAGCCCCTGCTCCAGCGCCGTCACGCGCACCAGCTCCTCCTCACTAACCAGCTCTGTGCCTGGCGCTCCGC AGCTGGAGGAGGCGCCGCTGACGGTGAAGAGCGACATGGGTGCTGTTGTCCGGGTCATGCAGCTGCCGGACTCGGGCCTGGAGATCCGAGACCGCATGTGGCTCAAGATCACCATCGCCAATGCCGTCATCG GGGCAGATGTGGTGGACTGGCTGTACGCGCACCTGGAGGGCTTCCGCGAGCGGCGGGAGGCGCGCAAGTACGCCAGCAGCATGCTGAAGCGTGGCTTCCTGCGGCACACAGTCAACAAGGTCACCTTCTCAGAGCAGTGCTACTACGTCTTCGGGGACCTGTGCAGCA ATCTTGCCGCCCTGAACCTCAACAGCGGCTCCAGTGGGGCCTCTGATCAGGACACACTGGCCCCGCTGCCCCACCCGGCTGCCCCCTGGCCCCTGGGTCAGGGCTACCCCTACCAGTACCCAGGGCCCCCGCCCTGCTTCCCGCCTGCATATCAGGACCCTGGCTTCGGCTACGGCAGCGGCAGTGCTGGGAGTCAGCAGAGTGAAG GAAGCAAAAGCAGTGGGTCCACCCGGAGTGCTGGTGGGAGCAGCCGTCGGGCCTTGGGCCGCGAGAAGGAGAGCCGGTCGGCTGGAGCTGGGGGCAGTGGCAGCGAGTCAGACCACACAGCACCAAGCGGGGCGGGTGGCAGTGGCTGGCGGGAGCGTCCCCCTAGCCAGCTCAGCCGTGGCAGCAGCCCACGCAGCCAGGCCTCAGCCGCCGCCCCAGGGCTCCCCCCGCTGCACCCCCTGACAAAGGCCTACTCAGTGGTGGGTGGGCCACCTGGGGGGCCACCTGTCCGGGAGCTGGCTGCTGTCCCGCCAGAGCTGACGGGCAGCCGCCAGTCCTTCCAAAAGGCCATGGGGAACCCCTGTGAGTTCTTCGTGGATATCATGTGA
- the DVL1 gene encoding segment polarity protein dishevelled homolog DVL-1 isoform X6, with product MPSCPASTAVWSPGWFWLRVLTRMQGLRALMDTQTCPRLLSGQAASGTPGLPPSTRMWPAAAMGWITRLARSHWSATGGSEPDAGTVKRGIPWPGPVPAVPTAARTNGHPRGDRRRDLGLPPDSASTVLSSELESSSFIDSDEDDNTSRLSSSTEQSTSSRLIRKHKRRRRKQRLRQTDRASSFSSITDSTMSLNIITVTLNMERHHFLGISIVGQSNDRGDGGIYIGSIMKGGAVAADGRIEPGDMLLQVNDVNFENMSNDDAVRVLREIVSQTGPISLTVAKCWDPTPRSYFTIPRADPVRPIDPAAWLSHTAALTGALPRYGTSPCSSAVTRTSSSSLTSSVPGAPQLEEAPLTVKSDMGAVVRVMQLPDSGLEIRDRMWLKITIANAVIGADVVDWLYAHLEGFRERREARKYASSMLKRGFLRHTVNKVTFSEQCYYVFGDLCSNLAALNLNSGSSGASDQDTLAPLPHPAAPWPLGQGYPYQYPGPPPCFPPAYQDPGFGYGSGSAGSQQSEGSKSSGSTRSAGGSSRRALGREKESRSAGAGGSGSESDHTAPSGAGGSGWRERPPSQLSRGSSPRSQASAAAPGLPPLHPLTKAYSVVGGPPGGPPVRELAAVPPELTGSRQSFQKAMGNPCEFFVDIM from the exons ATGCCAAGCTGCCCTGCTTCAACGGCCGTGTGGTCTCCTGG CTGGTTCTGGCTGAGGGTGCTCACTCGGATGCAGGGTCTCAGGGCACTGATGGACACACAGACCTGCCCCCGCCTCTTGAGCGGACAGGCGGCATCGGGGACTCCCGGCCTCCCTCCTTCCA CCCGAATGTGGCCGGCAGCCGCGATGGGATGGATAACGAGACTGGCACGGAGTCACTGGTCAGCCACCGGCGGGAGCGAGCCCGACGCCGGAACCGTGAAGAGG GGGATTCCATGGCCAGGCCCCGTCCCTGCTGTCCCCACAGCAGCCCGGACCAATGGGCACCCAAGGGGGGACCGGCGGCGGGACCTGGGGCTGCCCCCTGACAGTGCGTCCACCGTGCTGAGCAGTGAACTTGAGTCCAGCAGCTTCATCGACTCGGATGAAGATGACAACACAAgccg GCTGAGTAGCTCCACGGAGCAGAGCACCTCCTCCAGGCTCATCCGGAAACACAAGCGCCGGCGGCGGAAACAGCGCCTGCGGCAGACAGACCGG GCCTCCTCTTTCAGCAGCATCACGGACTCCACCATGTCCCTCAACATCATCACCGTCACACTCAACATGG AGAGGCACCACTTCCTGGGCATCAGCATCGTGGGCCAGAGCAATGACCGGGGCGACGGTGGCATCTACATCGGCTCCATCATGAAGGGTGGGGCTGTTGCTGCTGATGGCCGCATCGAGCCAGGCGACATGCTGCTGCAG GTGAACGACGTCAACTTCGAGAACATGAGCAACGATGATGCTGTGCGAGTCCTGCGGGAGATCGTGTCCCAGACAGG GCCTATCAGCCTCACAGTGGCCAAGTGCTGGGACCCAACGCCCCGCAGCTACTTCACCATCCCGAGGG CGGATCCAGTTCGGCCCATCGACCCAGCTGCCTGGCTGTCCCACACGGCAGCGTTGACGGGAGCCCTGCCCCGCTATGGTACGAGCCCCTGCTCCAGCGCCGTCACGCGCACCAGCTCCTCCTCACTAACCAGCTCTGTGCCTGGCGCTCCGC AGCTGGAGGAGGCGCCGCTGACGGTGAAGAGCGACATGGGTGCTGTTGTCCGGGTCATGCAGCTGCCGGACTCGGGCCTGGAGATCCGAGACCGCATGTGGCTCAAGATCACCATCGCCAATGCCGTCATCG GGGCAGATGTGGTGGACTGGCTGTACGCGCACCTGGAGGGCTTCCGCGAGCGGCGGGAGGCGCGCAAGTACGCCAGCAGCATGCTGAAGCGTGGCTTCCTGCGGCACACAGTCAACAAGGTCACCTTCTCAGAGCAGTGCTACTACGTCTTCGGGGACCTGTGCAGCA ATCTTGCCGCCCTGAACCTCAACAGCGGCTCCAGTGGGGCCTCTGATCAGGACACACTGGCCCCGCTGCCCCACCCGGCTGCCCCCTGGCCCCTGGGTCAGGGCTACCCCTACCAGTACCCAGGGCCCCCGCCCTGCTTCCCGCCTGCATATCAGGACCCTGGCTTCGGCTACGGCAGCGGCAGTGCTGGGAGTCAGCAGAGTGAAG GAAGCAAAAGCAGTGGGTCCACCCGGAGTGCTGGTGGGAGCAGCCGTCGGGCCTTGGGCCGCGAGAAGGAGAGCCGGTCGGCTGGAGCTGGGGGCAGTGGCAGCGAGTCAGACCACACAGCACCAAGCGGGGCGGGTGGCAGTGGCTGGCGGGAGCGTCCCCCTAGCCAGCTCAGCCGTGGCAGCAGCCCACGCAGCCAGGCCTCAGCCGCCGCCCCAGGGCTCCCCCCGCTGCACCCCCTGACAAAGGCCTACTCAGTGGTGGGTGGGCCACCTGGGGGGCCACCTGTCCGGGAGCTGGCTGCTGTCCCGCCAGAGCTGACGGGCAGCCGCCAGTCCTTCCAAAAGGCCATGGGGAACCCCTGTGAGTTCTTCGTGGATATCATGTGA